From the genome of Mastacembelus armatus chromosome 5, fMasArm1.2, whole genome shotgun sequence:
TTAGACAATAGTAAGagaggcaaaaaagaaaacacaaaacaaaagtaaacaaaaaataaatgaatacatcaACTAAACAAAGCATTGAAATAACAAATGTATGCATGCATGGTGATACaattttgtaaaacatttttaaaaatgtaacccTCAGTTATTTCATTTATGGAAGGTGTCTTAATTTCTGTATATGGTGCACACAGGTCACAGTCATTTAAGGTCAGCTTCCTATAAGTATTATGTATTATACGTATTATGCtataagtgtttgttttttacagatACGACTCGGGATACTAGGGATACCTTCTCGTGAATTGTGGTGAGACTGCAGGAGATGTTTGGAGCCCTGTTGTGGGAACCAAAGAAAGATTTACACCCTCCTGCAGTTACAACTCCGGTTGTGTGGCGGCGGTAGAGAGCGCAAAGATCCTCCGCATCACACGACGAAGAAGAAAACCGGCGCTGATTTTTGAACTTTGATGGATGAATAAAAAAGTTTTTAGACAGGTGTGGCTGCGCTGCTGCTGGGACTACACCAGCTAAACTCTGTTTTTAACACCGGAGGTGGTCGCATTACAAGTCGACCACACTTGCATAAGGAAAATATTGCGCAGGTAagtaatttgtgtgtttttctgttgatcaACGTACGAGCTACCGAAGTCAACACAAATTTGCTAACGTAATTGTTAGCATTCCGATAGCTTCAGGAACCACGTTGGATGTGGCGTAATTGAGCATGAATGGAGCTAATACGTGTGTAGTTTGGTTTGAATACATCAGAGACATAAGTAATGCACACTTAGTTGGTTTCCTTTGTACTAGCTATATAGTAGTTATCGGTTTATTACACATGGTTCGAGAGTAACTAACTACTGCTCATTCACCGCTAAcgtgaacaacaacaacaacaacaacgtaTATGGCCTTACTAATCCAAGCTAATGTGGACTTTAGCAAACCCAGCTGCAGTAAGACACAATGGAGTCGTCAGCGCTAAACCTGCACAACCAGTTCCAGAGTCTGAGAGCCCAGGTGGATGGCCTGAATGAGGGCATTGAACCACGTAAGTTATTTCCACACTTTGTTTTGGTATTCGTCACATCTTTACGATCTTGCCAGAGAAAAACAACGGAGTTCAAGTTATTATGTGGCCTCGGTGCTCTCGTTAGGCTGGTTACTGCTACTGAGGTTGGTGCGTTTCATGCTGTTTCAATCCCCAACATGTATTAAGTTGGTGCAACCATAGACGATGGATACAGTAGCAGTGCTGAGTATACAGGCACTGCTTCTGTACGTAAAGGCTGACGCGGATAGGACAGGCACGGAGGCTGAAATAGCTGTTTGATTGAAGTAAAAATCTACAGCAATTCATTTCCATTCTAACTAACAATAAAGCCTTGTTATCAATGTGTTTACAGCAGAGCACTAATTTGCCAGTCTAATATTAACTACTacctaaaacaaaaatagtatagggcacagcagcagtagcagaaaCAAtgtctttttctattttcttacTTAGAGTTCCTCCAGATGGCAGTGAACTTTGAGGAGTGCCGTAAAAAATGGCTGCATGCTGGTGAGGAGCTGGTTTCCTGTAAGGAGATGCTGGCTAAAGCACAGACTGAGAGGGGAGCGCTGGAGGTCAAACTCAAGCATGCTCGCAACCAGGTGGATGTGGAGATCCGCCGGCGGCAGAAGGCTGAGGCTATCTATGAGAAGCTGGTAAGTGTAACAGTGTTTATAGATTACACTACCTTTACTTGTATATGAGCTATAGTACTATATAGATAagaaattcattattcattcattataagTGAAGAATGTCTGTTTGTACATTTGATTGTAAGCATTTTTGTCTGGGCCTGTTCCTGCCCAACTGCTGGTTTGTGGGTTCAATAGGAACGTCAGCTACAGCTGATCCGGGAGCTGCTGATTTCTGAGAACAATGCTAACAGCGTCCACCTGAGTGAGGAGCAGCGCTCAGCCCTGGCCTTCCTCAGTACCCACTCTCCAGCAGCACAGGCTGCTAGAAGCAACCTCAACTCTAGTCGAAGGTCAGATCCTCTTTTTGGTTTGAGTggcatcatttttatttatttcattatttctttacCAGAGATGTCTGTATTTGAAATCTGACTTTCTATATTAAAACTTGTATAATTAAACATTGGTTTATTCTTCAACTAGCCATGGACACAGAAAGTACTTCAGACAGGAAGATTAAGGGTCGTCTTTGATCTGTCTTGCAGGTTAACAACTATTGATGAATCAGCTTCTTTGCTGTCAGACATCAGCTATGACCAAACGGATGACTCTCTGGTATATTATCCTATTTTCTTAAGAGGTTCACTGTATTTTTAGCATATTTCATAGTGAAGTGGTGGGGTGCAATGTTCAGTAGATGACATAATACTAGACTTTTCAAGCACTAATGGTCTGTTACTCCACTGTTCTTGTAGGACTGGGATTCCTCTGCAATGAAGACTGTGAGACTGCGGAAACGCCAAAAAAGAGTGAGTGCTGCCTTTACCCACATTTCCTTCACTTGCCCTGATGATAAATTATGATCATTTGTTTCATGTTAGAGGTCTCAGCCATGTTTTGCATTCACAAGCACAAATCCATTTGTTGTACAAATTATCATTAACCAATTCATACCATAAAAAAGTGTCTTTCAATTCCAATTTAATCCACAGCGATCCTCTAGAAAACTTGCTGAGGTTCCTCCACAGGCTGTGAAGAAACCTCGCTCCACCGGACGCACATCAGATAGGGTAATGCTGACCTCTGCAGCTAAAAGTAATATATAGCAttaatgtgaaaacagcttttGTCTGCAAGacagtgtgtgtcatttttttttatctctccaATATTATTCAGCCGAATGAGTCTATCGTGGCCAAAACTATCATCACTGTGCCTGGGGATGGCGGTGCTGTCGAGGCTGTCTCCACCATTGAAACTGTGCCTTACTGGACCCAGAGCCGGAAGAAGAGTGGTGAGAGTTCTTTAAGTTTTGTTTATGAGGCTACAccacaaaaatattttgactATAAAACAGGGTGtggtttaaattttatttctgcCATTTGAGCTTTTAAACTGGTTTTTGAATTTGACCGATGTGATTGTGTCTACAGCTGGTCCAGCATGGCGTAACACAACCACTACAGACCAATCTGAGACTGCCAGTGAGGCTCCCAGCACAGCAGTCTCAGATTTCCCAGCCCAAGTGCAAACCCCCAGAGCTAACGGTGGAGGAAAGAAGCACAATTTCACCCCCAAAACAGTGAGTCTATGTACTTTTTATTGTGGATGTCAAGTGTTTCACATTTATACTATATTTCTAACTTTTTAGCACTACAGGCTGGTCCATCTTGCGGAAGTGTAGTCCACAATCTCTATCTGAGCACTGTTTCCACTATCATTAAGGTGATCAAGTCTGAGTTCTGTGTGCCATGTGGAAGGAGAACAAAGTTTGGCAAGGTGTACCTTCGTTGCCAGGATTGTAGGGTCGTGACACATCCAGAGTGTCGTGAACGCTGTCCCCTGCCCTGTAATCCCACAGCTGTTGGCACTCCCATCAAGAATACAGAGGTACATGTCTCCACTCCATATAATGCCCCTTTACCTTCTATTACTGACAAGTTGCCTACAAATAAATTGCTGTGTTTGGTGTCTAGGCCACACTGGCTGACTTTGCTCCAGCCACCTCTCCAAAGATCCCAGCTCTGGTTATCTACTGCATTAAGGAGATTGAGCACAGAGGCCTACATGAGGTGGGACAGACTTTTCtttaaagacattgtttactttAATTAGTTGTCTCATTTAGTAGTAATACACAGACAGCCAGGTCATGACAGCTGCTTATTGCCTTGCCCCAGGTTGGCCTGTACAGAGTCTCTGGCCACGAGCGCTTGGTGAAGGAGCTGAAGGAGAAGCTGATTAGAGGAAAGACTCTGCCTCCGCTCAACAAAGTAGAAGACATTAATGTCATTACAGGTGTCCTGAAGGACTTCCTCAGAAACCTTCCAGAGCCACTGCTTACCTTCCACCTCAACAAAACTTTTATGAAAGCAGCTGGTATGTCTCTAAGAGTCGCAGAATCATGTACAGGAGGATTTATCTTTTCATATTGTTATTTGTCGTTTTCAGACATATTAAATGACAGATGTTAATGGTTTTTAGAAATCCAGGATGACGACAACAGTCTGGCCATGTTGTACCAGACCATCAATGAGCTGCCTCAACCCAACCGAGACACCCTGGCCTGCCTAATGATTCATCTGCAGAAGTAATTTTTATTAGTGGCAATTGAACAGAACCCTTTTCTTTCCAGTTTGAATCCCATTagaagcaaaaaaacaaaaatcatacaTGTAAACCAGAGACTTTTTCTTAAACAGTGTAGTGTTTGAGACTCAAGTGGACAAGCATGTTGTAAACCTATAACATCTCTGCAGTGCAGGTCAGCTTTCACTTTTGAAGACTGGAAATTTCTGCTCTTTTCCTAGGGTGTCTCAGAGTGTGAATACCAAGATGGATGTAAACAACTTGGCCAGGGTGTTTGGCCCTACTCTCGTGGGACATGCTGTTCCTGACCCAGACCCTATGACCATTCTGCACGACACTAATAGACAGCCAAGGGTAAGATTTAAAAGTGTACAATTTAAAGTCTGCTGTCTATAGATACTTGTTCATGTTCATACTTTATAATCTACTTTCTATCTACTGGACCTTTTTGCATTGTAGGTTATACAGCGCTTGCTCAGTATTCCAGCAAGCTACTGGGGGCAGTTTGCCTATCCAGATAATACCGTCATGGACAATGCTCATCACACTGATACTCCAGACTACAAAGGTAAATCACAGAGTCACTGA
Proteins encoded in this window:
- the LOC113129738 gene encoding rac GTPase-activating protein 1-like — translated: MESSALNLHNQFQSLRAQVDGLNEGIEPQFLQMAVNFEECRKKWLHAGEELVSCKEMLAKAQTERGALEVKLKHARNQVDVEIRRRQKAEAIYEKLERQLQLIRELLISENNANSVHLSEEQRSALAFLSTHSPAAQAARSNLNSSRRLTTIDESASLLSDISYDQTDDSLDWDSSAMKTVRLRKRQKRRSSRKLAEVPPQAVKKPRSTGRTSDRPNESIVAKTIITVPGDGGAVEAVSTIETVPYWTQSRKKSAGPAWRNTTTTDQSETASEAPSTAVSDFPAQVQTPRANGGGKKHNFTPKTVIKSEFCVPCGRRTKFGKVYLRCQDCRVVTHPECRERCPLPCNPTAVGTPIKNTEATLADFAPATSPKIPALVIYCIKEIEHRGLHEVGLYRVSGHERLVKELKEKLIRGKTLPPLNKVEDINVITGVLKDFLRNLPEPLLTFHLNKTFMKAAEIQDDDNSLAMLYQTINELPQPNRDTLACLMIHLQKVSQSVNTKMDVNNLARVFGPTLVGHAVPDPDPMTILHDTNRQPRVIQRLLSIPASYWGQFAYPDNTVMDNAHHTDTPDYKVSILGPLTTPEHQTISKTPSSSSLSQRMMQTFSSTTIFGSKSKASAASNRQGNFFASPQLK